The Sphingomonas naphthae nucleotide sequence TCGCGGCGGAGCCCACCACGGACACGAACACGATCAGCGCGTAATCGGACAGGCCGAGCGGCAGGCCGAAGAATTGCGCCACGAAGATCGCCGCGATCGCCGGATAGATCGCGCCGCAGCCGTCCATCTTGGTGGTGGCGCCCAGCGGCACGGCAAAGGCGGTGTAGGCGCGCGGCACGCCAAGGCCGCGCTCGGTCACCTCCTCGGTCACGGGCAATGTGCCCACCGACGAGCGCGAGACGAAGCCGATCTGGATCGCGGGCCAGGCGGCCGCGAAGAAGCGCATGGGGCTGAGACCATTGGCGAGCAGCAGCGCCGGATAGACCACGAACAGCACCAGCCCGAGCCCGATGTAGATCGCCGCCGAGAAGGAGCCGAGCGCCGCCAGCGCATCCCAGCCGTAGCGCACCACCGCGTCGCCGATCAGCGCGGCGGTGCCGATCGGGGTCAGCCGGATCACCCAGCGCAGCAGCCGGCGGAAGACCTGGAGCGCCGATCCGTTGAAGGCGAGGAACGCCTTCCCCGCCGGCCCGATCCGCACCGCCGCCGCGCCGATCGCGATGGCCGCGACGATGATCTGCAACACGTTGAACGATAGGCTCGTCGCCGCCGATCCGTCGTCGGCCAGCTTGGTCGAGGCGGTCAGCCCCATGATGTTGGCCGGCACCAGCCCTTTCAGGAAATCGAGCCACGATCCGCGCGTGGTGGGCGCCACCGCCGCCGCCTGATCGACCGCCGCGTGCAGCCCGGGCTGCATCACGAGACCCAGCACGATCCCGATCGACACCGCGATCAGCGCCGTGATCGCGAACCACAGCAAGGTCCGCCCCACCAGCCGCGCGGCATTGTCGAGATCGCGCAGCGCCGCGATCGATCCGACGATGGCGGTGAACACCAACGGCGGCACCAGCGCCTTGAGCAACTGGACGAAGATCTGCCCTACCGTGTGCAGCCCCTCCCCCAGCGCGCTCTCCGGCCCGCCATAGGCCCGGGTGAGAAAGCCGAGGATCAGGCCGGCGGCGAGGCCGATCAGCACTTGGGCGCCAAAGGACGGCAGGCGGATTGCGCGCGGGGATGTCATGACGCCCAAGTGGTTCCCTCTTGTCCACCGTCCAACATAGGAATTCTGCGTTCCCGGCAAGTTCCTCCCCTGCAAGGGGAGGGGAACCAGCCGCAGGCTGGTAGAGGGGTAACCTGCTCTCGATAGCACGATACCCCTCCGTCAGCCCTGCGGGCTGCCACCTCCCCTTGCAGGGGAGGATTTGCGGGGCGCGGGATTGCCATTAGACCCCCAACGCATGAACCCCCTGTTCGCCCACCTGCCCACCAGCGTGTTCGAGGAAATGTCGCTGCTCGCCCGCGAGACCGGCGCGATCAATCTCGGCCAGGGTTTTCCCGATGGCGACGGGCCGGAGGACATCCGCCGCGCCGCCGCCGATCATCTGCTGACCGGATCGAACCAATATCCGCCGATGATGGGGCTGCCCGCGCTGCGCGAGGCGGTGGCGGCGCATTATGGCGCGCATCAGGGGCTGGCGCTGGCGGCCGGCAACGTCCTGGTCACCTCGGGCGCGACGGAGGCGCTGGCGGCATCCATTCTGGCGATCGTCCGCCCCGGCGACGAGGTGATCCTGTTCGCGCCGGTCTATGATTCCTACGCGCCGATCGTGCGGCAGGCGGGTGGCGTGCCACGCTTCGTCCGCCTCGCCCCGCCGGGCTGGCGCATCACGCGCGAGGCCGTCGCGGCCACGATAACCCCCGCGACCCGGCTGATAATCGTCAACAATCCGATGAACCCGACCGGCCGGATGCTCGACGCCGGGGAAACCGCGCTACTGGCCGACATCGCCGTCGCCCACGACCTGACCGTCATCTGCGACGAGGTGTGGGAGCATGTGCTGTTCGACGGCCGCGCCCACATCCCGCTGATCGGCCTGCCCGGCATGGCCGATCGCACGATCAAGATCGGATCGGCCGGCAAGATCTTCTCGATGACCGGCTGGAAAGTCGGCTGGGTCGTCGCCCCGCCCGCGCTGGTGGCGCAGGTCGCGCGGGTCCACCAATTCCTGACCTTCACCACCCCGCCCGCCTTGCAGGCGGCGGTGGCTTATGGGCTGGGCAAGGACATGGCCTATTTTGAGGGCATGCGGGCGGGCTACCAGCGATCGCGCGACCGGCTGGCGGCGGCGCTGACGGATGCCGGCTATGCGGTGCTGCCATCCGACGCCTCCTACTTCCTGTGCGTCGATCTGGCGGCTTCAGGTATCGTGGAGGCCGATCGCGCCTTCGCGCTGCGTATCGTGCGGGAGCATGGTGTCGCCGCCATCCCGATCTCGGCCTTCTACGAAAGCGATCCGGTCACGAATGTGGTGCGGCTGTGCTTCGCCAAGGCCGACGCGACCTTGGACGAGGCCGCGCGGCGGTTGGCGGCGGCACTCCGCCCACCCCGTTCATCCTGAGAGGCTGATTAACGAGGCGGGTCCATTTCAGTCCGTTCGTCCCGAGCGAAGTCGAGGGGCGTGCCACGCGCGCAAGTGTCTCGACTTCGCTCGACACGAACGGTTGGGGAAAAATGCCCCGAAAACGCCTTCATGATACAGACTCTCGGGACGGGCGGATGGTGTGGTCAGCCCCTCACCAGATGCGCGGCCGATCAGCCGGGGCGACGTAATATTTGTCGCCCGGTTTCACCCCGAACGCCGCATACCAGGCGTCCAGATCGCGCACCGGCCCGATCACGCGGAAGCGGGAGGGGGTGTGGGGGTCGGAGGCGACCTGCTGGCGGATCGCATCGTCGCGCTGCTTGTCGCGCCAGCTCTGGGCGAAGGCGAGGAAGAAGCGCTGGTCGCCGGTGAGGCCGTCGATCACCGGCGCGGGCTTGCCGCCCAGCGAGCGGAGGTAGGCGTCGTGCGCCACCGCGAGGCCCGCGAGGTCGGCGATATTCTCACCCATCGTCAGCTTGCCGTTCACATGCGTGCCGGCGACCGGCTCGTAGCTGTCATATTGCTTGCCGAATATGTCGGCCTGCGCGTCGAAGCGCTTGGCGTCCTCGGGCGTCCACCAGTCGCGCACCTTGCCGGTGGCGTCGATCTTGCGGCCCTGATCGTCGAAGCCGTGGCTGATCTCGTGCCCGATCACCGCACCGATCGACCCATAATTCACCGCCGGATCGGCCTTGGGGTTGAAGAAGGGCGGCTGGAGGATGCCCGCCGGGAAGACGATCTTGTTCTCCTCGCCGCCATTGTAGGCGTTCACCGTCTGCGGCGTCATCAGCCACTTGCCGCCATCGACCGGCTTGTTGAGATCGGTGAGCGTATAGGCCCATTCGAAGGCGTGCGACCGCTCGACATTGCCGTAAAGGTCGGCGGCGTCGATCTTCAGCTTGGAATAATCGCGCCATTTGTCGGGATAGCCGACCATCACCTTCATGGCGTTCAGCTTGGCCAGCGCCTCCTTCTTGGTGGCGGCGCTCATCCACGGCGCGGCGGTGATGCGGTCGCCCATCGCCAGCTTCAGATTGCCGACGAGTTCCTCCATCTCCTGCTTGGAGGAGGCGGGGAAATAGCGTTCGACATAAGCGCGGCCCAGCTCCTCGCCGAGCGACTGATCGACCAAAGTGGTGCCCCGCTTCCAGCGCGGCCGCTGCGCCGACACGCCCGAGAGCGAGCGGACGAATTCGAAGCGGCTGTCGACGAACGTCTTCGCCAGATAGGGCGAGGCTTGGTAGATGGTGTGGAAGGCATTCCACGCCTTCAGCGTATCGAGCGGCGTCTTGTCGAAGATGGCGGCGATCGCGGGGAAGGCGCTCTTTTCCTGCACGATCATCGTGCCCGGATCGCCGACCATCGCGCCGGCGAGGAACTCCTTCCACGCAAAGCCGGGCGCCAGTTTCTTGAGCTCGGCCACGGTCATCGGATTGTTGGTCTTGTCGAGGTCGCGGCGGTCGGCGGCGGCCCAGCTGACCTTGGCGATCTCGGTCTCGAACGCCATGATCGCATCGGCATGGGCGGCGGGCGTCGGGTAGCCCGCCATCGCCAGCGCGCGTTCGATATAGGCGCGATAGGCGGTGCGCTGCGGCTGGAAATCGGGCTTCAGATAATAATCGCGCTCGGGCAGGCCGATGCCCGCCTGGCCGATGTAGAAGGTGTTGATGCCCGGCCGGTTGGGATCTGAATAGACGAAGGGGCTGAACAGCGGCAGGCCGAAGCCCGCCGACTGCGCGCCGTTGAGCCGCGCGAAGCCCGCCTTGTCCTTCACCGCGGCGATCTTCGCCAGATCGGCCGCCAGCGGCCTGGCCCCGAGCGCGTCGACCCGCGCCTCGTCCATGAAGCTCTTGTAGAGGCCGCCGATCAGGCTGGTGGCGGGCGCCGCCTCGATCAGGCTGCGCAGCTGCACCTGCGACAGGTTGAACACATCGTAGCCGACGCCGGCCGAGGGCTGATCGCCCGGAATTTCGGTGCGCTTGGCCCAGCCGCCATTGGCGTAATTGTCGAAATCGTCGCCCGGCTTCACCGCCATGTCGCGGGCCGACAGATCGAAGCCCCAGGGTTCGTATTTCTTCGCCTGCGTGGCGGTGGCGGTGTCGCCCTCGGTGGGTGTGGCGGTCTGCGCCAGCAGCGGCGCGGCCGCGCACGCCAGCGCCGCCGTGGCGAGGAGAAGATGCTTCATGCGAACCCCCTGAACAGTCGATCGTCGTCTGGGCGAGTTGGTAGGATGAAACACCTCGCCTTGCCAGTGGCATCGCTTCGTCGGTTGGTGCATGGTTTTTCAAGGGGATCGCCAGTGATTCCCGCCCGCACCCTCAAAGGAGCCCACGCCATCAGGCAGATCGCCGCATTGCCCTATAGAATCGAGGAGGATGGCAGCTTCCGCGTGATGCTCATCACCTCGCGCGAGACGAAGCGGTGGGTGATCCCCAAGGGCAATCTGATCCGTGGCCTGCCGCGCCATCGCGCCGCCGGGCAGGAGGCGTGGGAAGAGGCCGGATTGACGGGTGTCATATGTCCGTCATCAATCGGCACGTACAGCTACGCCAAGCGGCGCCGTTCCGGTGCCGTAAGGACAGCCGACGTCGACGTGTTTCCGCTCGCGGTGATGGGCCAGGATGATGACTGGCCCGAACGCCTGGAGCGCGAGGCGCGTTGGTTCACGCTTTCCGAAGCCGCGGGCTTGGTGCAGGAGCCGGGGCTGAAGGCGCTGATCGCGGGCTTTCGTGGCCCGCCGCAGCGCGAGTCGATCATCACGCGCGCCCTCCAGCGGGTGCGTCGAACCGGAGGCGAGAGAATACCGATGCTCAAATGGTTTCAGGCGCTCATGCCGAGCCAGGGCAGCTTCTTCGAGCAGTTCGAGGCGCATGCCGCGACCCTGGTGGCCGGCGCCGACGCGCTCGCCCGCCTGCTCGAAAGCCAGGACGCCGCCGCGATCCAGACCCATGCGAAAACCATCGTCGACGAAGAGCATAAGGCGGACGACATCATCCGCGACGTGCTTCAGGACGTGCGCCGCATCCTCGTCACCCCCTTCGATCGCAGCGCCATCACCGGGCTGATCGGGGTGATGGACGACGCCATCGACCAGATGAACTCCTTCGCCAAGACGATCACCCTGTACGACGTGACCCGTTTCCAGCCGGAAATGCGCGACATGGGCGGCATCATCGTCGAGGCGGCGCGCATCACCGCCGAGGTGATGCCCCTCCTCCGCTCGATCGGCACCAACGGCGCGCGCATCACCGAACTGACCGAGCGGCTCGTCCGCATCGAGGGCAAGGCCGACGACATCCACGACGCCGGCGTCCACGCGCTCTATCGCGCCTCGTCGGAAAAGCCGATGGAATTCATCGTCGGGCGGGAGCTGTTTTCCAGCCTGGAGAAGATCGTCGATCGCTTCGAGGATGTCGCCAACGAGGTCCAGGGCCTCGTGATCGACCACGCCTGAGCCGCGAGCGACACCATGACCACCCTCGCGATGCCGCTGCTGATCGGCCTGATCGTCCTCGCGCTGGCGTTCGATTTCATCAACGGCCTGCATGACGCCGCGAACTCCATCGCGACCGTCGTCTCCACCCGCGTGCTGCGCCCGCAATATGCGGTGCTGTGGGCGGCCTTCTTCAACTTCATCGCCTTCCTGTTCTTCGGCCTGCATGTCGCCGAGACGGTCGGCAAGGGCACGATCCACGTCGACATCGTCGACGCGCAGGTGATCTTCGGCGCGCTGATGGGCGCGATCGCGTGGAACCTCATCACCTGGGGCCTCGGCATCCCCTCCTCGTCCAGCCATGCGCTGATCGGCGGGCTGGTGGGCGCGGGCGTCTCCAAGGGCGGGATCGGCGTGATCGAATGGGCCGGGCTCGGCAAGACCGTGTCGGCCATCGTGATGTCGCCCGCGATCGGGCTCCTGCTGGCGCTGGTGCTGGTGCTGGTGACGACGTGGCTGTTCCTGCGATCGACCCCGCTCGCCAACGACCGCCGCTTCCGCAAGCTCCAGTTGGTCTCCGCCTCGCTCTATTCGCTGGGCCATGGCGGCAACGACGCGCAGAAGACGATGGGGATCATCGCCGTGCTGCTCTATTCGCAGGGCCTGCTGGGCGGCAGTTTCCATGTGCCCTTGTGGGTCGTCCTGTCCTGTCAGGCCGCGATGGGCCTCGGCACGCTGATGGGCGGGTGGAAGATCGTCCACACCATGGGCTCCAAGATCACCCGCCTGACGCCGACGCAGGGCTTCTGCGCGGAGACCGGCGGCGCGATCACGCTGTTCGCCGCGACCTGGCTGGGCATCCCCGTCTCGACGACCCACACCATCACCGGCGCGATCGTCGGCGTGGGCGCGGCGCGGCGCATGTCGGCGGTGCGGTGGAGCGTCGCCAGCAGCATCGTCGTCGCGTGGGTCGTCACCCTCCCCGCCTCCGCCCTGATCGCGGCCTTCTTCTACTGGCTGGCCGGCGCGATCGGCTTTCTGACGCACGGTTGAGCCCAACCCGTGCCCTGCTTTCGCAGGGGCACGGCAGCACCTATCGGTACGCGACGGGCTGCCGGGATGGAACGGTACACCACCGCAACGGGTTGATCCTTCGTCGATCGAAGGGGCCTGTTGAGGATGGACCAAACCGCCACCGCCACCCCCACCTGCCCCTATTGCGGCACGGAAGCGGTCGGGCGGTTCTGCTCGGCCTGCGGCAAGGAGTTGGCCGAGCATAGCGATTCCACCCGCGTGATGAAGGATGTGCTGGGGGTGAAGACCCCGCCGGTGAAGGCCATCACCTGCACCGGATATTTCGCGCTCTTCCGCCCGGCCCTGCTCTCGACCCGCTGGTG carries:
- a CDS encoding dicarboxylate/amino acid:cation symporter, whose translation is MTSPRAIRLPSFGAQVLIGLAAGLILGFLTRAYGGPESALGEGLHTVGQIFVQLLKALVPPLVFTAIVGSIAALRDLDNAARLVGRTLLWFAITALIAVSIGIVLGLVMQPGLHAAVDQAAAVAPTTRGSWLDFLKGLVPANIMGLTASTKLADDGSAATSLSFNVLQIIVAAIAIGAAAVRIGPAGKAFLAFNGSALQVFRRLLRWVIRLTPIGTAALIGDAVVRYGWDALAALGSFSAAIYIGLGLVLFVVYPALLLANGLSPMRFFAAAWPAIQIGFVSRSSVGTLPVTEEVTERGLGVPRAYTAFAVPLGATTKMDGCGAIYPAIAAIFVAQFFGLPLGLSDYALIVFVSVVGSAATAGLTGAVVMLTLTLSTLGLPLEGVGLLLAIDPILDMGRTAVNVAGQALVPTIVAKREGILDMAVFRGERVGGEPALAAA
- a CDS encoding aminotransferase, producing MNPLFAHLPTSVFEEMSLLARETGAINLGQGFPDGDGPEDIRRAAADHLLTGSNQYPPMMGLPALREAVAAHYGAHQGLALAAGNVLVTSGATEALAASILAIVRPGDEVILFAPVYDSYAPIVRQAGGVPRFVRLAPPGWRITREAVAATITPATRLIIVNNPMNPTGRMLDAGETALLADIAVAHDLTVICDEVWEHVLFDGRAHIPLIGLPGMADRTIKIGSAGKIFSMTGWKVGWVVAPPALVAQVARVHQFLTFTTPPALQAAVAYGLGKDMAYFEGMRAGYQRSRDRLAAALTDAGYAVLPSDASYFLCVDLAASGIVEADRAFALRIVREHGVAAIPISAFYESDPVTNVVRLCFAKADATLDEAARRLAAALRPPRSS
- a CDS encoding M13 family metallopeptidase, encoding MKHLLLATAALACAAAPLLAQTATPTEGDTATATQAKKYEPWGFDLSARDMAVKPGDDFDNYANGGWAKRTEIPGDQPSAGVGYDVFNLSQVQLRSLIEAAPATSLIGGLYKSFMDEARVDALGARPLAADLAKIAAVKDKAGFARLNGAQSAGFGLPLFSPFVYSDPNRPGINTFYIGQAGIGLPERDYYLKPDFQPQRTAYRAYIERALAMAGYPTPAAHADAIMAFETEIAKVSWAAADRRDLDKTNNPMTVAELKKLAPGFAWKEFLAGAMVGDPGTMIVQEKSAFPAIAAIFDKTPLDTLKAWNAFHTIYQASPYLAKTFVDSRFEFVRSLSGVSAQRPRWKRGTTLVDQSLGEELGRAYVERYFPASSKQEMEELVGNLKLAMGDRITAAPWMSAATKKEALAKLNAMKVMVGYPDKWRDYSKLKIDAADLYGNVERSHAFEWAYTLTDLNKPVDGGKWLMTPQTVNAYNGGEENKIVFPAGILQPPFFNPKADPAVNYGSIGAVIGHEISHGFDDQGRKIDATGKVRDWWTPEDAKRFDAQADIFGKQYDSYEPVAGTHVNGKLTMGENIADLAGLAVAHDAYLRSLGGKPAPVIDGLTGDQRFFLAFAQSWRDKQRDDAIRQQVASDPHTPSRFRVIGPVRDLDAWYAAFGVKPGDKYYVAPADRPRIW
- a CDS encoding DUF47 family protein, which produces MRQIAALPYRIEEDGSFRVMLITSRETKRWVIPKGNLIRGLPRHRAAGQEAWEEAGLTGVICPSSIGTYSYAKRRRSGAVRTADVDVFPLAVMGQDDDWPERLEREARWFTLSEAAGLVQEPGLKALIAGFRGPPQRESIITRALQRVRRTGGERIPMLKWFQALMPSQGSFFEQFEAHAATLVAGADALARLLESQDAAAIQTHAKTIVDEEHKADDIIRDVLQDVRRILVTPFDRSAITGLIGVMDDAIDQMNSFAKTITLYDVTRFQPEMRDMGGIIVEAARITAEVMPLLRSIGTNGARITELTERLVRIEGKADDIHDAGVHALYRASSEKPMEFIVGRELFSSLEKIVDRFEDVANEVQGLVIDHA
- a CDS encoding inorganic phosphate transporter; the protein is MTTLAMPLLIGLIVLALAFDFINGLHDAANSIATVVSTRVLRPQYAVLWAAFFNFIAFLFFGLHVAETVGKGTIHVDIVDAQVIFGALMGAIAWNLITWGLGIPSSSSHALIGGLVGAGVSKGGIGVIEWAGLGKTVSAIVMSPAIGLLLALVLVLVTTWLFLRSTPLANDRRFRKLQLVSASLYSLGHGGNDAQKTMGIIAVLLYSQGLLGGSFHVPLWVVLSCQAAMGLGTLMGGWKIVHTMGSKITRLTPTQGFCAETGGAITLFAATWLGIPVSTTHTITGAIVGVGAARRMSAVRWSVASSIVVAWVVTLPASALIAAFFYWLAGAIGFLTHG